Proteins encoded together in one Pelagicoccus enzymogenes window:
- a CDS encoding bifunctional UDP-3-O-[3-hydroxymyristoyl] N-acetylglucosamine deacetylase/3-hydroxyacyl-ACP dehydratase: MKQRSILREVSVKGPSLHTGDKTQVTLKPAPANAGITIRRVDLHDKPVLKPHISQVTDLVRATTIASGHVKVHTVEHVLAALHGMGIDNVEVEMDASEPPILDGSSKGWVNLILEAEPVEQDAEREHFVLDQPISVSKGNSSLIALPYDGFKISCTSADDRGIHTQHLSIEIDPDVFATQIAAARTFTVYEDIEELIKLGKIKGGSLENAIVLKDDKIMSKEPLRFDDELVRHKILDVIGDVLLLGKPLKAHIVAVRPGHAINAELTAKLFERMEELAKGEATPAKPKPKTARLEEETQLDIRRVIETLPHRYPFLMVDRVTEFRGEDELTAIKNVTINEPFFQGHYPGQPIMPGVLQIEAMAQAAGILMLRKINQEGKTAVFMSVDKVKWRRKVIPGDQLRIDIKLLKIMRAKIGTASATCYVGDEVASSGELKFMILGEGEDV; encoded by the coding sequence ATGAAGCAACGCTCCATCCTGCGCGAAGTCTCTGTCAAAGGCCCATCCCTCCACACCGGTGACAAAACCCAAGTTACGCTGAAGCCGGCGCCGGCCAACGCGGGAATTACCATTCGTCGCGTCGACCTGCACGACAAGCCGGTTCTCAAGCCGCACATCTCGCAGGTCACCGACCTCGTGCGAGCGACGACCATCGCCTCGGGACATGTGAAGGTTCACACAGTGGAGCACGTTTTGGCGGCCCTGCACGGCATGGGCATCGACAACGTGGAAGTGGAAATGGACGCCTCGGAGCCGCCGATCCTAGATGGTTCCTCCAAGGGCTGGGTCAATCTCATCCTCGAGGCGGAGCCGGTCGAGCAAGACGCGGAGCGCGAGCACTTCGTGCTCGACCAGCCGATTTCCGTGAGCAAGGGGAATTCCTCGCTCATCGCGCTGCCTTACGACGGCTTCAAGATTTCTTGTACTTCCGCCGACGACCGCGGCATCCACACCCAGCACCTTTCTATCGAGATCGATCCTGACGTCTTTGCCACGCAGATCGCGGCGGCCCGTACTTTCACGGTTTACGAAGATATCGAGGAGCTCATCAAGCTCGGCAAGATCAAGGGTGGCAGCTTGGAGAACGCGATCGTGCTCAAGGACGACAAGATTATGTCCAAGGAGCCGCTTCGCTTCGACGACGAGCTGGTCCGCCACAAGATTCTCGATGTGATTGGCGACGTGCTCTTGCTGGGCAAACCGCTGAAGGCCCACATCGTGGCGGTGCGTCCGGGGCACGCCATCAATGCAGAGCTCACGGCCAAGCTCTTCGAGCGCATGGAGGAGTTGGCCAAAGGGGAGGCCACGCCGGCCAAGCCCAAGCCCAAGACCGCTCGCCTCGAGGAGGAGACTCAATTGGACATCCGCCGCGTCATCGAGACGCTGCCCCATCGCTATCCCTTCTTGATGGTGGATCGGGTGACTGAATTTCGCGGGGAGGACGAGCTGACCGCGATCAAGAACGTTACCATCAACGAACCCTTCTTCCAGGGGCACTATCCCGGTCAACCGATCATGCCAGGAGTCCTGCAGATCGAGGCCATGGCCCAAGCGGCCGGTATCCTGATGCTGCGCAAGATCAACCAAGAAGGGAAGACGGCGGTCTTCATGAGCGTCGACAAGGTCAAGTGGCGCCGCAAGGTGATACCCGGCGATCAGCTGCGCATCGACATCAAGCTGCTCAAGATCATGCGTGCGAAAATCGGCACGGCTTCCGCCACTTGTTATGTGGGGGACGAAGTCGCTTCTTCCGGCGAGCTCAAGTTTATGATCTTGGGCGAGGGCGAAGATGTATAG
- a CDS encoding thymidine phosphorylase, translating into MVRKTLSSRRFIKPSYAYLIEKKREGQEFTKEEIRYIIDSILDGEMPDFQMAAMAMAIFFQGMSAQETAILTEEMMLSGEVIDLSHIAKPKIDKYSTGGVGDKTSLVLVPLAVASGIVIPMMGGIDQDFAISSLDKLSAVPGFKADMGIDAFIEQLEKIGGAMVRQSAELAPADAKLYDLRKKTATIPSLPLITGSVLSKKLAEGAEGLVIDVKWGNGSFIRDLEQAKQLARSMTRVGRSMKRRCVALVTDMNQPLGDTVGTALELKEAIQLLKGEGPEDLQELVLKLGMEIVRLAGVAGSTLSAKQTVQRHIEDGTALEKLKEIVAAQGGDTSYIDDPEKFPTAKHIRKLPAPKRGYVHTINAAQIAKGVHLLGAGPDEDGNIDYAVGVSEIKKVGTQVKQGEPLMMIHYNDEAKLEQALEYFKAAYRLAPKRPTPPPLIVERVA; encoded by the coding sequence ATGGTTAGAAAAACCTTAAGCAGCCGTCGTTTCATCAAGCCGAGCTACGCGTATCTTATCGAAAAGAAGCGCGAGGGCCAAGAATTCACCAAGGAGGAGATCCGGTATATAATCGACTCTATCTTGGACGGAGAAATGCCTGACTTCCAAATGGCCGCCATGGCCATGGCGATCTTCTTCCAGGGAATGTCCGCCCAGGAAACTGCAATTCTCACTGAGGAGATGATGCTCTCCGGCGAGGTGATCGACCTCTCTCACATTGCCAAGCCCAAGATCGACAAGTATTCCACGGGCGGCGTAGGCGACAAGACATCTCTGGTGCTCGTCCCCTTGGCCGTCGCCTCCGGCATCGTCATTCCTATGATGGGCGGCATCGACCAAGATTTCGCGATCAGCTCTCTCGACAAGTTGAGCGCGGTACCGGGCTTCAAGGCGGACATGGGGATCGACGCTTTCATCGAGCAGCTGGAGAAGATCGGCGGAGCCATGGTGCGTCAGAGCGCCGAGCTCGCTCCGGCGGACGCCAAGCTCTACGACCTTCGCAAGAAGACCGCGACCATCCCAAGCCTCCCGCTCATCACTGGCAGCGTGCTCTCCAAGAAGCTCGCCGAAGGCGCGGAAGGCCTCGTGATCGACGTCAAGTGGGGCAACGGCTCCTTCATCCGCGACCTCGAGCAGGCCAAGCAGCTCGCTCGTAGCATGACCCGCGTAGGCCGTTCCATGAAGCGCCGTTGCGTGGCTTTGGTTACGGACATGAACCAGCCGCTCGGCGACACGGTCGGAACCGCTCTCGAGCTCAAGGAAGCGATCCAGCTTCTCAAGGGCGAAGGGCCGGAGGATCTGCAAGAGCTGGTGCTCAAGCTCGGCATGGAAATCGTACGCCTCGCTGGCGTTGCGGGATCTACACTTTCCGCTAAGCAAACGGTTCAGCGTCACATCGAGGACGGCACCGCTCTGGAAAAGCTCAAGGAAATCGTGGCCGCCCAAGGCGGCGACACTTCCTACATCGACGATCCGGAGAAATTCCCGACCGCCAAGCACATCCGCAAGCTGCCTGCTCCCAAGCGCGGCTACGTGCACACCATCAACGCGGCTCAGATTGCTAAGGGCGTTCACCTGCTCGGCGCGGGTCCGGACGAAGATGGCAACATCGACTACGCGGTGGGCGTTTCCGAAATCAAGAAGGTCGGTACCCAGGTCAAGCAGGGCGAGCCGCTGATGATGATCCACTACAACGACGAAGCGAAGCTTGAGCAGGCCCTCGAATACTTCAAGGCCGCCTACCGCCTCGCTCCCAAGCGTCCGACTCCGCCACCACTCATCGTGGAGCGTGTCGCGTAA